One Flagellimonas sp. CMM7 genomic region harbors:
- the dnaB gene encoding replicative DNA helicase yields the protein MDKPSPIIGHKVDKSTLINLERGKIPPQAVDLEEVVLGAMMIDKKGVDEVIDILHPDAFYKDAHRHIYEAIFKLFESSEPVDLLTVSSQLKKDGRLEAVGGDFYLIKLTQKVASSAHIEFHARIILQKYIQRSLIKISNEIIEDSYSDSKDVFDLLDNAEAKLYEVTQGNLKRSAETAQNLVIQAKKKIEEISNKEGLSGIPSGFDKLDKLTSGWQPSDLIIVAARPGMGKTALTLSMARNIAVNSEIPVAFFSLEMSSVQLITRLISSETGLSSEKLRTGRLEKHEWEQLNVKVKALEKAPLFIDDTPSLSIFDLRAKARRLASQHGIKLIVIDYLQLMTAGGSQKGGNREQEISTISRNLKALAKELSVPVIALSQLSRAVETRGGSKRPILSDLRESGAIEQDADIVSFIYRPEYYKIDEWDDEERTPTQGQAEFIVAKHRNGGLDNIRLKFVGALGKFDNLDDFDSPFEFQSKMNADEENPFATPNLPSANEAFGSAMNSDDDPDDNDVPF from the coding sequence ATGGACAAGCCTAGCCCAATTATTGGTCATAAAGTTGATAAGTCAACTCTAATTAACTTGGAGAGGGGTAAAATACCTCCGCAAGCAGTTGATTTAGAGGAAGTTGTGCTTGGCGCGATGATGATTGATAAAAAAGGGGTAGACGAAGTAATAGATATCCTACATCCGGATGCTTTTTATAAGGATGCTCATCGTCATATCTACGAAGCGATTTTCAAATTGTTCGAATCTTCCGAACCAGTGGATTTATTAACCGTTTCTTCGCAATTGAAGAAAGATGGACGATTAGAAGCTGTTGGAGGTGACTTTTACCTGATAAAACTAACCCAAAAAGTGGCTTCTTCTGCCCATATTGAGTTTCATGCAAGGATTATTCTTCAAAAATATATTCAAAGGAGCTTAATAAAAATTTCCAACGAAATCATTGAAGATTCTTATAGTGATTCTAAAGATGTTTTTGACCTTTTGGACAATGCAGAGGCAAAATTATATGAAGTTACCCAAGGTAATTTAAAGCGCTCAGCGGAAACAGCTCAAAACTTGGTTATTCAGGCCAAAAAGAAAATTGAAGAAATTTCCAATAAAGAAGGTTTAAGTGGAATCCCTTCCGGTTTTGATAAGTTGGACAAATTAACATCTGGTTGGCAGCCCAGTGATTTAATTATTGTTGCCGCAAGACCTGGTATGGGTAAAACAGCACTCACCCTTTCTATGGCGAGAAATATTGCTGTGAATTCAGAAATACCTGTAGCTTTCTTCTCTTTGGAGATGTCATCTGTACAATTAATAACAAGGTTGATTTCTTCAGAAACGGGCCTTTCATCGGAAAAATTGAGAACAGGAAGACTGGAAAAGCATGAATGGGAACAACTGAATGTAAAGGTAAAAGCACTGGAAAAAGCGCCTTTGTTTATTGATGATACCCCCTCACTGTCCATTTTTGATTTGCGCGCAAAAGCACGAAGATTGGCATCCCAGCATGGCATAAAACTTATAGTAATTGATTATTTGCAACTGATGACCGCCGGGGGAAGTCAAAAAGGCGGTAACCGTGAGCAAGAGATTTCTACTATTTCTAGAAACTTAAAGGCATTGGCCAAGGAATTAAGTGTTCCGGTCATAGCACTTTCCCAGTTATCAAGAGCCGTGGAAACCAGGGGCGGTAGTAAACGACCTATTCTTTCGGATTTAAGGGAATCAGGTGCAATTGAGCAAGATGCGGATATTGTATCATTTATTTATCGTCCAGAATATTACAAAATTGATGAATGGGATGATGAAGAACGCACCCCAACGCAAGGTCAAGCCGAATTCATTGTGGCAAAGCACCGTAATGGTGGATTGGATAATATTAGGTTAAAGTTTGTGGGTGCACTGGGTAAATTTGATAACTTGGACGACTTTGATTCCCCATTCGAGTTTCAATCGAAGATGAATGCGGATGAAGAAAACCCCTTTGCAACACCAAATCTGCCAAGTGCGAATGAGGCTTTTGGTAGTGCAATGAACAGTGACGATGACCCAGATGATAACGACGTACCCTTTTAA